From the Maioricimonas rarisocia genome, one window contains:
- a CDS encoding dihydrodipicolinate synthase family protein, producing the protein MAERLRGIFTPNLVPYDADGGINEPELRRYVDWLIERGVHGLYPNGSTGEFTRFTPEERQRIVAIIADQARGRVPILAGAAEANARETLRACEAYAEMGVRAVAIVAPFYYKLSPASVYAYFREIGLNTPIDVTLYNIPMFASPIDVPTVQRLSEECERIVAIKDSSGEIPHMIRMIQAVRPNRPEFSFLTGWDAALMPMLLVGCDGGTNASSGVVPELTRKLYDLTLAGQLDEARHIQYDLVTLFDTMIFQAEFPEGFRAAVNLRGFQMGRGRQPLSEGQLADLSELSRTLQCLLSTHGFTDQPVGGCPVDTPAPTSSGGAGSADDVSRITQAVLAELKRRGLA; encoded by the coding sequence ATGGCTGAACGACTGCGCGGGATCTTCACACCCAACCTGGTGCCGTACGATGCGGACGGCGGGATCAACGAACCCGAACTCCGCCGGTACGTGGACTGGTTGATCGAGCGGGGAGTGCACGGCCTGTATCCGAACGGTTCAACGGGTGAGTTCACCCGCTTCACGCCGGAAGAACGGCAGCGGATCGTGGCCATCATCGCCGACCAGGCGCGCGGCCGCGTGCCGATTCTCGCCGGTGCGGCGGAAGCGAATGCCCGCGAGACACTGCGTGCCTGCGAAGCGTATGCAGAGATGGGCGTGCGGGCCGTCGCGATCGTGGCCCCGTTCTACTACAAGCTGAGCCCGGCCTCGGTGTACGCGTACTTTCGCGAGATCGGCCTCAACACGCCGATCGATGTGACGCTGTACAACATTCCGATGTTTGCCAGCCCGATCGATGTGCCGACGGTCCAGCGACTCAGTGAAGAGTGCGAGCGGATCGTGGCGATCAAGGACTCATCCGGCGAGATCCCGCACATGATCCGGATGATTCAGGCGGTCCGACCGAACCGTCCCGAATTCAGCTTTCTGACCGGCTGGGATGCGGCACTGATGCCGATGCTGCTGGTCGGCTGCGACGGCGGAACGAACGCTTCGAGCGGTGTGGTGCCGGAGCTCACCCGCAAGCTGTACGACCTGACGCTGGCCGGTCAGCTCGACGAGGCCCGTCACATTCAGTACGACCTGGTGACGCTGTTCGACACGATGATCTTCCAGGCCGAATTCCCGGAAGGCTTTCGTGCGGCGGTCAACCTGCGTGGCTTCCAGATGGGTCGGGGACGTCAGCCGCTTTCGGAAGGCCAGCTGGCCGATCTGTCCGAACTGAGCCGGACGCTGCAATGCCTGCTGTCGACCCACGGCTTTACCGATCAGCCGGTCGGCGGATGTCCCGTCGATACGCCGGCCCCGACGTCATCGGGAGGTGCTGGTTCCGCCGACGACGTCTCGCGAATCACGCAGGCGGTGCTGGCCGAACTGAAGCGTCGTGGCCTTGCCTGA
- a CDS encoding DUF1559 domain-containing protein, giving the protein MTLPTTHRPRRRGFTLIELLVVIAIIAILVALLLPAVQQAREAARRSQCKNNLKQFGVALHNYHDTHGAFPPGYIARYVSATDPASAETGPGFAWGTMILPFVDQAPTYNQLNFSLDATDAVNIDSGRQVLSVFRCPSDTAPGTFTVSDGSSDYQLGTANYVGIFGYGSVTMAPGRPDPAGILYRNSRTRMRDIVDGTSNTLLVGERSWRHQFVSGQPAIDASSTWYAAIPGVMRPAGMGMMPDEGPGSLVLGHVGQTMMSGMAMHHTPNSTNHIVNFSSLHEGGIQFLMADGSVHFLSENVDYNLFRWLGQRADGNVVNFP; this is encoded by the coding sequence ATGACGCTCCCAACGACACACCGTCCGCGACGACGCGGATTCACCCTGATCGAACTGCTGGTGGTGATCGCCATCATCGCCATTCTTGTGGCCCTGCTGCTTCCCGCGGTCCAACAGGCCCGTGAGGCCGCTCGCCGCAGCCAGTGCAAGAACAACCTCAAACAGTTCGGCGTGGCGCTCCACAACTATCACGACACGCATGGAGCCTTTCCGCCCGGCTACATCGCCCGGTACGTCTCCGCGACCGATCCGGCTTCGGCGGAGACCGGTCCCGGGTTCGCCTGGGGAACGATGATCCTTCCGTTCGTCGACCAGGCTCCCACCTACAACCAGCTGAACTTCTCGCTCGACGCCACGGATGCCGTCAACATCGACTCCGGCCGGCAGGTGCTGTCCGTCTTTCGCTGCCCGTCGGATACCGCGCCGGGCACGTTCACTGTTTCCGACGGCTCCAGCGACTACCAGCTCGGCACGGCCAACTATGTGGGCATCTTCGGCTACGGCAGCGTGACCATGGCACCGGGCCGCCCCGACCCGGCAGGCATCCTCTACCGCAACAGCCGGACGAGGATGCGCGATATCGTCGACGGCACCTCGAACACGCTGCTGGTCGGCGAGCGAAGCTGGCGGCACCAGTTCGTTTCGGGCCAGCCGGCCATCGATGCCAGCTCGACGTGGTACGCAGCAATTCCCGGCGTGATGCGACCGGCCGGCATGGGCATGATGCCCGACGAGGGGCCCGGCTCACTCGTGCTCGGACATGTCGGCCAGACGATGATGTCCGGCATGGCGATGCATCACACGCCGAACTCGACCAACCACATCGTGAACTTCTCGAGCCTGCACGAGGGAGGCATCCAGTTCCTGATGGCCGATGGCTCGGTCCACTTCCTCAGCGAGAACGTCGACTACAACCTGTTCCGCTGGCTTGGTCAGCGGGCCGACGGTAACGTCGTCAACTTCCCATGA
- the nagB gene encoding glucosamine-6-phosphate deaminase — translation MSMPTVPTSQSADLTDEQPGRLLPGTVLPCVLYRNAAVLARHVAAEVADLIRQRQSEGRQAVLGLPTGSTPIGVYRELIRLHQEEGLDFSNVVTFNLDEYWPMEPDSVHSYHRWMRENFFDHVNVPEENIHIPDGQLSRGKVDRFCAEYEKAIAAAGGIDIQMLGIGRTGHIGFNEPGSSRASRTRLVNLDPVTRRDAASGFGGEENVPLRAVTMGVGTIMDARRVIMMALGEHKAPIVRRSAEDEETAEIPASFLQAHPNATLLLDSAAAAELTAVNTPWEVDCVDWTAELERRAVIWLAEEVSKPILKLEARDFMGHHLTDLVHESGPVENIRQRVFDSLMETICNHPGGKEKQTIIVFSPHPDDDVISMGGTLITLAQQGHDVHIAYMTSGNIAVFDHDALRHVEYVSEYLKMFNLQSQESTAMETGLREALARRGDSNSPEVLKVKGLIRKTEAVCAAETAGVPADHCHFLDMPFYQTGQVKKKPIGDEDVAIVAELIRTLEPAQIYLAGDLSDPHGTHRMCAEAIISALKVLGEDDLQPEAWLYRGAWQEYEPHEIDRAVPLSPEVMLRKKLAIFKHESQKDAALFPGHDEREFWVRAEARTKQTARRYNELGLPEYFGVEAFRRLEGEL, via the coding sequence ATGAGCATGCCGACTGTGCCCACTTCGCAGAGCGCCGACCTCACCGACGAACAGCCGGGACGTCTGCTTCCCGGAACCGTCCTCCCCTGCGTCCTGTACCGCAACGCGGCGGTTCTCGCACGCCATGTCGCTGCCGAGGTGGCCGATCTGATCCGCCAGCGTCAATCGGAAGGACGCCAGGCCGTGCTCGGGCTGCCGACCGGCTCGACCCCGATCGGCGTGTACCGCGAACTGATCCGGCTGCATCAGGAAGAAGGTCTCGACTTCTCGAATGTCGTCACCTTCAACCTCGACGAATACTGGCCGATGGAGCCGGATTCGGTCCACAGCTACCACCGCTGGATGCGCGAAAACTTCTTCGACCACGTCAACGTGCCTGAAGAGAACATCCACATCCCCGACGGGCAGCTCTCCCGCGGCAAGGTCGACCGCTTCTGTGCCGAATATGAAAAGGCGATCGCAGCGGCCGGCGGTATCGACATCCAGATGCTGGGCATCGGCCGCACCGGCCACATCGGCTTCAACGAACCGGGCAGTTCCCGCGCGAGCCGCACCCGTCTGGTCAATCTCGACCCGGTCACCCGCCGCGATGCCGCGAGCGGTTTCGGTGGCGAAGAGAACGTCCCCCTGCGCGCCGTCACGATGGGCGTGGGGACGATCATGGATGCCCGTCGCGTCATCATGATGGCCCTCGGCGAGCACAAGGCCCCGATCGTCCGTCGCTCGGCCGAAGACGAGGAAACGGCCGAGATCCCGGCCAGCTTCCTGCAGGCTCACCCCAACGCGACGCTGCTGCTCGACTCGGCAGCCGCTGCGGAACTGACGGCCGTCAACACGCCCTGGGAAGTGGACTGCGTCGACTGGACGGCCGAACTCGAACGCCGCGCGGTGATCTGGCTCGCCGAAGAAGTCAGCAAGCCGATCCTCAAGCTCGAAGCCCGCGACTTCATGGGGCATCACCTGACCGATCTCGTCCATGAGAGCGGGCCGGTCGAAAACATCCGCCAGCGTGTCTTCGATTCGCTGATGGAAACGATCTGCAATCATCCCGGCGGGAAGGAAAAGCAGACCATCATCGTCTTCAGCCCGCACCCCGACGACGACGTGATCTCGATGGGGGGCACGCTGATCACGCTTGCCCAGCAGGGGCACGACGTTCACATCGCCTACATGACCAGCGGCAACATCGCGGTCTTCGATCACGATGCCCTGCGGCACGTCGAGTACGTCAGCGAATACCTGAAGATGTTCAACCTGCAGTCGCAGGAGAGCACCGCCATGGAAACGGGCCTCCGCGAGGCGCTGGCCCGTCGCGGCGACAGCAACTCGCCCGAGGTCCTCAAGGTCAAAGGACTGATCCGCAAGACGGAAGCGGTCTGTGCTGCCGAGACGGCCGGCGTGCCCGCCGACCACTGTCACTTTCTCGACATGCCCTTCTACCAGACCGGCCAGGTCAAGAAGAAGCCGATCGGCGACGAAGACGTCGCCATCGTGGCCGAGCTGATCCGCACACTCGAACCGGCGCAGATCTACCTGGCCGGTGACCTGTCTGACCCGCACGGCACGCACCGCATGTGTGCCGAAGCGATCATTTCCGCCCTGAAGGTGCTCGGCGAGGATGATCTGCAGCCGGAAGCCTGGCTGTACCGCGGTGCCTGGCAGGAATACGAACCGCACGAAATCGACCGTGCCGTTCCCCTTAGCCCCGAAGTGATGCTCAGGAAGAAGCTGGCGATCTTCAAGCACGAATCGCAGAAGGATGCGGCCCTCTTCCCCGGGCATGACGAGCGGGAATTCTGGGTCCGGGCCGAAGCCCGCACGAAGCAGACGGCTCGCCGCTACAACGAGCTCGGTCTGCCCGAATACTTCGGAGTCGAGGCGTTCCGGCGTCTCGAAGGGGAGCTGTGA
- a CDS encoding PIG-L deacetylase family protein, giving the protein MSGPQAPPRILAIHAHPDDLELQCAGTLALLKKRGCPVVMATMTPGDCGSAELGPDEIAAVRREEARRSAEMLGAEYVCLEFRDLSICVDNDSRRRVTEIIRKTRPDLVITAPPVDYMSDHEMTSRLVRDACFNASCPNYLTQQWDPAPATEKIPHLYYVDPIEGVDWYGQPVPHDFVLDISETFEFKLEMLACHESQRAWLRKQHGLDEYLDGCRRWSSKRGAEIGVEYGEAFRQHRGHPYPGDNLLQELIAG; this is encoded by the coding sequence ATGTCCGGACCGCAGGCTCCCCCTCGAATCCTGGCGATTCATGCACATCCTGACGACCTTGAGCTTCAATGTGCAGGCACGCTGGCCTTGCTGAAGAAACGGGGCTGTCCGGTTGTGATGGCCACGATGACGCCCGGCGACTGCGGGAGCGCCGAGCTGGGGCCCGACGAAATCGCGGCCGTTCGCCGCGAGGAGGCCCGCCGGTCTGCAGAGATGCTCGGTGCGGAGTACGTCTGCCTGGAATTCCGCGATCTGAGCATCTGCGTCGACAACGACAGCCGTCGTCGCGTCACTGAAATCATACGCAAAACCCGACCGGACCTGGTAATCACCGCACCGCCGGTCGATTACATGTCCGACCACGAGATGACCAGTCGGCTGGTTCGCGACGCCTGCTTCAATGCGTCGTGCCCGAATTACCTGACGCAGCAGTGGGATCCGGCCCCCGCGACGGAGAAGATTCCCCACCTGTACTACGTCGACCCGATCGAAGGGGTGGACTGGTACGGCCAGCCTGTTCCTCACGATTTCGTACTGGACATTTCGGAGACGTTCGAGTTCAAGCTCGAAATGCTCGCGTGTCACGAGAGCCAGCGGGCCTGGCTCCGCAAGCAGCATGGGCTCGATGAGTACCTCGATGGCTGCCGTCGCTGGAGCAGCAAACGGGGGGCGGAGATCGGCGTCGAGTACGGTGAGGCGTTCCGGCAACACCGGGGCCATCCGTACCCGGGCGACAACCTGCTGCAGGAACTGATTGCGGGCTGA
- a CDS encoding carbon-nitrogen hydrolase family protein — MDKLNLKDFEWKTIVRPLRIDDFDALIDMQQRCFPSMQPWGRDQIESQLRTFPEGQICIEIDGELAASSSSLIVDYDPNLSWHDWTKVTDNGYIRNHDPKGDTLYGIEIMVDPKFRGMKLSRRLYDARKEICRSHNLSRIIIGGRIPGYGAHADKMSAREYVERVIDKTLFDPVLTAQLSNGFALQGLIADYFPSDTSSRGYATFLEWRNLDHQPGAKRRYHHPVELIRLAAVQYQMRAVNSFEEFAQQCEFFIDVASDYKSDFVLFPELMTTQLLSCVPGTRSGQAARKLSEFTPQYLELFTEMAVKYNVNVIGGSQFVLENEVLYNVAYLFRRDGTLGKQYKIHITPSERKWWGVSPGNRVEVFDTDCGTIAILVCYDIEFPELVRIAAQKGARIIFVPFNTDTRHGYLRIRHCALARCVENHLYVAVAGCTGNLPFVENSDIHYAQSAIFTPADAEFSRDAVAAECTPNVETLIIHDVDVEMLRIHRDGSGSVQNWNDRRRDLYKVVYHEDGETHEV; from the coding sequence ATGGACAAGCTGAACCTGAAAGACTTCGAGTGGAAAACGATCGTCCGCCCACTCCGGATTGACGACTTCGATGCCCTCATCGACATGCAGCAGCGATGCTTTCCCAGCATGCAGCCGTGGGGACGCGACCAGATCGAGAGCCAGTTGCGAACCTTCCCCGAAGGGCAGATCTGCATCGAGATCGACGGCGAGCTGGCCGCCTCTTCCAGCAGCCTCATCGTCGATTACGATCCCAACCTCTCCTGGCACGACTGGACCAAAGTCACCGACAACGGGTACATCCGGAATCATGATCCGAAGGGAGACACACTGTACGGCATCGAGATCATGGTCGATCCGAAGTTCCGCGGCATGAAGCTGTCGCGGCGGCTCTACGACGCCCGCAAGGAGATCTGCCGCAGCCACAACCTCTCGCGGATCATCATCGGGGGGCGGATTCCCGGTTATGGCGCTCATGCGGACAAGATGTCGGCCCGCGAGTACGTCGAGCGGGTGATCGACAAGACGCTGTTCGACCCGGTGCTGACGGCCCAGCTCTCCAACGGCTTTGCTCTGCAGGGGCTGATTGCCGACTACTTCCCCTCCGACACGTCGTCGCGCGGCTACGCCACGTTTCTCGAATGGCGGAATCTCGACCACCAGCCGGGAGCCAAACGCCGCTATCACCATCCGGTCGAGCTGATCCGCCTCGCCGCCGTGCAGTACCAGATGCGGGCCGTCAACAGCTTCGAAGAGTTCGCCCAGCAGTGCGAGTTCTTCATCGACGTTGCATCCGACTACAAGAGCGACTTCGTGCTCTTCCCCGAACTGATGACCACTCAGCTCCTCTCCTGCGTGCCGGGGACGCGCAGCGGCCAGGCGGCCCGCAAGCTCTCGGAGTTCACGCCGCAGTATCTCGAACTCTTCACCGAGATGGCGGTCAAGTACAACGTGAACGTGATTGGCGGATCGCAGTTCGTGCTCGAGAACGAGGTGCTCTACAACGTCGCGTACCTGTTCCGCCGCGACGGAACGCTCGGCAAGCAGTACAAGATTCACATCACACCGAGCGAACGGAAATGGTGGGGTGTGAGCCCCGGCAACCGTGTCGAGGTCTTCGATACCGACTGCGGCACGATCGCGATCCTCGTCTGCTACGACATCGAGTTCCCCGAACTGGTCCGCATCGCTGCGCAGAAAGGAGCCCGCATTATCTTCGTGCCGTTCAACACCGATACACGGCACGGATACCTGCGGATCCGCCATTGCGCGCTGGCTCGCTGCGTGGAGAACCACCTGTACGTGGCCGTGGCCGGCTGCACAGGAAACCTGCCGTTCGTAGAGAACTCCGATATCCACTACGCGCAGTCGGCGATCTTCACACCGGCCGATGCCGAGTTCTCACGCGATGCGGTCGCCGCCGAGTGCACCCCCAACGTCGAAACGCTGATCATTCACGACGTCGACGTCGAGATGCTGCGCATCCATCGGGACGGAAGCGGGAGCGTGCAGAACTGGAACGACCGCCGCCGGGACCTGTACAAGGTCGTCTACCATGAGGACGGCGAAACGCACGAGGTGTGA